The nucleotide sequence ATACCCGTATTTATCCACAGACCATCTGAAAATGGGGCTTATCCGAAGCGGCTATACGGAACTTACCCCGGAAGATGATGATAAACTGTAACAGTTCAGACAAGCTGCCCTGTTACATGCAAAAATCCATTTAAAATTGCTTCGCAATGGGATTTTTGCTCTCCTGAATTATATTCTCACGCTCAGCGCAGCAGGTGCGCAGACCTGTCTGAACTGTTACGATAAACTTACAGATTATTTGTGGCCCATTGTTCGGGAAATGATTAAAACAGCCCTGGAGAACAGACTATTGCCTTGTATTGAGCGAACGCTATATAAGAAACCATTTTTCCAGTATAAAAAGATATGCGGATGTGGTAGAAACACGTCCGGACGATGCATGGTGTACGATGGAACATGTCCTGGAAGATAATAGAAAATTTTTAGAATCTGCTCAGAAGTATCATGTAAATTATGTGCTTATTGATGATAAGTATGAGATAAATATTGATTTATAAGGGTCCCTCCTCAAGGCAGGCGTGGGCCGGATAAAAACATCAGGGCCCCTCCTCATGTTAAAGTTTACATTTTTCTTACATTTTCCTGCATACTTTCTGCCGGATATCCGATATAATAGCAGCGGATATGATATAAGCCGAAGTGTGCCCGGACAGCGAAACGCTGGCGGCCAGGCACCGGTACGTATGGCAGACCAGGGAAGGACCGGATAAAAGATGATAAAAATACTCATTGTGGAAGATGACGCAAATATAGCAAAGCTGATGGAAGCAACGGTGGCAATCGGCGGATATGAGGGGATTGTGTGCGGCAACGGTGCGGAGGCTTTTGAGAAAATAGAGCGGGGCGGATACGACCTGATACTGCTGGATGTGATGCTTCCGGATATGAGCGGATTTGAAATTATACAGAAACGCACCAGTACGGATACTCCGGTGATTTTTATTACTGCCAGACAGGAGCTGACGGATAAGGTAAAAGGGCTGCGGCTGGGAGCGGAAGATTATATTGTGAAGCCCTTTGAAGCCATGGAGCTGCTGGCCAGAATTGAAGTGATTCTGCGCAGGGTAAAACGGACCGAGACCACATATTCCTACGGAGACATTTCCGTGAATGTGGAGGAACATACCTGCAAATGCGGCGGAGAGGAAGTTTGTCTGACGCCCAAGGAATTTGAAGTCCTTGTGTTTTTTATTCAGCATAAGGATGTGGCCATTTCCCGCGACCGCCTGCTGGCGGCAGTCTGGGGCTTTGAATATGAAGGAGAGACACGGACCATTGACATCCATATCCAGCAGCTCCGCAAGAAACTGAATCTGAGAGACAGGCTGGTGACCATTCCCAAGCTGGGATACCGGCTGGAAAGTGCAAAGGAGTGACGGGATGAAGCTGTGGCAGAAAGTTTTTCTGTATACTCTGATACTGGTTATGCTGGCGGTAAGCATGACCAGTATTTTGCTGTTGAAAAACAGTTTTTCTTATGCATTGAATCAGAAAAAGCAAAGCGTGTACAGCGAGCATGAATTTCTGGTAACCAGTTTCAAGAGCATGATGATTACGGAACGCCTGAAAGAAAACGCCATTGTGCTGGAAGAAAAGAAACTGAAAAAATTTATGGAGAGCACCTTTGGCAAAAATACCGAAGGCAGCGGCATTATGTTCTGCAATGCCCGGAATGAGAAAGTATATGCCAACCGGGACATGGAGCCGCCGGGAGAGCTGACGAAAGCCGTACAGAATACGGGGAAAAGCTATATGCAGGTAGAGGGAGACCGCCTCTATACGGCGTCTTCCGAGAGCATGGAAGGCAAGACTTACTATGTGGTTACGGAACACGATATTTCTGACGTTATGGAAATCCATGAAAATATGCTGTGGCAGATACAGGCCATCAGTATGGTGTGCGCCATGGTGATTGCTCTGATTCTGCTGGTTGTGGTGAAAATGCTGCTCCATCCTCTGAAAAAAATAAATGAGGGAACCAGAGCCATTGCCCAGGGAAGCTATCAGAAACGCATTCCTGAAAAAGGAAAAGACGAGCTTTCCGAGCTGGCCCGCAATATGAACTGTATGGCGGAAGCTGTGGAAACCAATGTGCGTGCGCTGGAACATGTGGCGGAGGACAGGAAACACTTTATTGACAATCTCTCCCATGAAATGAAAACGCCTCTCACTTCCATACTGGGATTTTCCGATTTGCTTCAGATAAAAAAAGATATTACCGAAGAAAACCGTATCGAATATGCCGGAATTATCAAAGCGGAAGCCACCCGTATGCGTACCCTTTCCGGAAAACTCATGGAGCTGATTACCGTGGGAGAGACCAATCTGGACATGCAGCAGGAGGACATGCAGCAGTTGTTTCAGGAAATCGGAACCTCTCTGAAAGTCATAACGGAACATCGGAAGATGGAGCTGGTGTGCGAATCAGAGCCGGGTACGCTGTGGGCAGACCGGGAGCTGATGAAATCCCTTCTTTATAACTTGGTGGACAATGCGGTGAAGGCCTCCGGAGAAGGAGGCCGCATCCAGGTAACGGGCCGCTTTGAGGGAGAACAGTTCCTGATTCAGGTGTCGGACCAGGGAGTGGGAATACCACAGGAAGAAATTGAAAAGATTACCCAGGCATTTTATATGGTAGATAAGGTGCGGGGACGGGCCAATGGCGGCGCAGGCCTGGGACTGGCCCTCTGTCAGGAAATTGTATCCCTTCATCAGGGGACCATGAAATTTAAGAGCTGTCCGGGGGAAGGGACGCAGGTACTGATTTCCATGAAAGGGGGCCGGGAACATGGCTAAAATAAAATCCATGGCGCTGACCCTTCTGTGTGCGGGAATTGTCCTGGGAGTCGGTTACCTCGTAATTGTAGAAAGCGGAAAAAAGGTGCTGGAAAAAGAACGGATTCTGGAAGAAGCGGAATATGAGAGTACCAGTTCCAATATTTTTTATGGAAAGATTGAAGAAGATATTGAGCTGTTTCCCTGGAATTACTACCCGGAGGATGAGACTGCGGCGGGGAATCACTACCTGGAAGGAGAGGATTCTGCAGGGATTCATCCGGATTTTTACCGGATACTTCTGGATTATGGAGAAAGTCCGGAAGAGACCAGGGAGAGGGCTGACTGGTATCTGTATCAGATGATAGCCTGTGAGAGCCATGTGCGGACGGAGGATGTATGGAAGGTTTATCAGAAAAATCAGAAAAAAATCGTAGACAGTCTGATTATGACTGAAAATTCTCCCATGGGCTCCGTTTATTTTTACCGGGATACGCTGGAACTGAACCAGAGGCAGTATCAGGTACGGATTGCCTGCAGCGAGTGGAATATCGTAAGTTTTATCTGTCAGGAATCCAGGGAAGAAGAACGGGACAGGGAACAGTGGGAGAAGGGAAAAGACAGGCTGGTAAAAACACTGGAAGAATCCGAAAAGGAGCTGGCGGCGTATTTTGATTATATGGTGCTGCTGAGCAATCAGGATTTTTTTTCCATGTACAGTAAAAATGGAGATTATGTCAATGGACATATGGAGGGGCTTCGCTGGCTGAATAATATTCTGGAGCAGAAAACAGGAACAGATCATATGCCCGGGGAACTGAAAGATCTGACGGAAGCCTGGGGATTTTATGATAGTCCGGAGCTGTATGATGAAAATAAGGCAAAAGATGCGGAATACGAAGTGGAGAAAACCGGGGCTGTGTCGTCGACGGATGCACCGGAAGAGACGGAAGGTTATTCCTATCAGATTGTAGAATTAAAGGATATGATACTGCTGCTGATGCAGGGAGAATATACCATCGGTATTTATTATGACCCGGTGAGACAGGATTTCTGCGGTTACAATTATTTTTATGAATATTAAATTTTTCGAAAGCCTTTGAAAAAGCAGTTGTGCTATTGAACTCCCTGGCTTATAATAAAGTCATGTTTCGGATGATAAAGTTCGAAAAGAAAAAGGAGATTTCAGGATGAAGGATAAATTTGATGATACAGATTTCCGGGAAGTAGTTTCGGATTCCGGAGAAACAGAGGAATATACAAAGCTGGAACCTGCGGACAGCGGTGATGTGAAAGAGGGGGCTTCCGAAACGGACAGTTCGGACAGCGCTTCCGAAACAGGCAGTCCGGACAGTGTTTCCGAAACAGGCAGTCCGGACAGCGAATACGAAGATATCTGCTATATCTGCCACCGGCCGG is from Lachnospiraceae bacterium JLR.KK002 and encodes:
- a CDS encoding response regulator transcription factor, whose product is MIKILIVEDDANIAKLMEATVAIGGYEGIVCGNGAEAFEKIERGGYDLILLDVMLPDMSGFEIIQKRTSTDTPVIFITARQELTDKVKGLRLGAEDYIVKPFEAMELLARIEVILRRVKRTETTYSYGDISVNVEEHTCKCGGEEVCLTPKEFEVLVFFIQHKDVAISRDRLLAAVWGFEYEGETRTIDIHIQQLRKKLNLRDRLVTIPKLGYRLESAKE
- a CDS encoding HAMP domain-containing sensor histidine kinase, producing the protein MKLWQKVFLYTLILVMLAVSMTSILLLKNSFSYALNQKKQSVYSEHEFLVTSFKSMMITERLKENAIVLEEKKLKKFMESTFGKNTEGSGIMFCNARNEKVYANRDMEPPGELTKAVQNTGKSYMQVEGDRLYTASSESMEGKTYYVVTEHDISDVMEIHENMLWQIQAISMVCAMVIALILLVVVKMLLHPLKKINEGTRAIAQGSYQKRIPEKGKDELSELARNMNCMAEAVETNVRALEHVAEDRKHFIDNLSHEMKTPLTSILGFSDLLQIKKDITEENRIEYAGIIKAEATRMRTLSGKLMELITVGETNLDMQQEDMQQLFQEIGTSLKVITEHRKMELVCESEPGTLWADRELMKSLLYNLVDNAVKASGEGGRIQVTGRFEGEQFLIQVSDQGVGIPQEEIEKITQAFYMVDKVRGRANGGAGLGLALCQEIVSLHQGTMKFKSCPGEGTQVLISMKGGREHG